A window of the Echinicola jeungdonensis genome harbors these coding sequences:
- a CDS encoding CvpA family protein, with translation KQGLFIGVLSVVAFIVGLVLAFKFMHWGAAILAERVESLTFMLPFVSFLIIFIFVVLVIRLLAYLVKKTMDLTILEPLIILPGPFWVC, from the coding sequence AAGCAGGGGCTTTTTATTGGAGTGCTTTCTGTGGTGGCTTTTATTGTGGGGTTAGTATTGGCTTTTAAATTTATGCACTGGGGGGCAGCTATTTTGGCTGAAAGGGTGGAAAGCCTTACGTTTATGTTACCATTTGTCTCCTTTTTGATCATTTTTATTTTTGTGGTTTTAGTCATCAGGCTTTTGGCCTACCTGGTCAAGAAAACCATGGATTTGACCATTCTTGAGCCTTTGATAATTTTGCCGGGGCCGTTTTGGGTATGTTGA